The nucleotide window CAGATGCGCAGGACGGTCGGGCTGATCGAGGGATCGGTCTCCGTACCATGGGCATAGCGCCGGGAGAGCGCAACCATATCAAAGTTACTTGCCATTCGGACGACATCATCACCCTTACGCCCGACAAACATCCTTGACTGTGTTGAAAAACCGTGTTCCTCAAGTCTTGCTGCGATTTGCTTGAGCAACTTCTGGCCCTCCTCTTCTTTCTTTGCCAGAAACTCTTTCATCGATTCATGGTCGAGTGTCTCTTCAATGAGTTCGATAACCCTGGCATCGGTAATGTAGGCGAGCGAGATGGTGGCATCGTAGGCGGAGAGGACATCGATGGCTTCATCGGTGATATCCTGGACGAAGAGATCGAGCGGCA belongs to Methanoculleus thermophilus and includes:
- a CDS encoding universal stress protein; the protein is MGYSSSLIQRKFKDIVGRRYEAVLKEYGEFLLTDEEMIIPEVRSILMPLDLFVQDITDEAIDVLSAYDATISLAYITDARVIELIEETLDHESMKEFLAKKEEEGQKLLKQIAARLEEHGFSTQSRMFVGRKGDDVVRMASNFDMVALSRRYAHGTETDPSISPTVLRICQRVEIPAFIY